In one window of Opitutus sp. GAS368 DNA:
- a CDS encoding crosslink repair DNA glycosylase YcaQ family protein, which translates to MTPLPLSPETARRFMRRAVLLDAPAPDIATALAHHGYIQIDPINVTGRMHDLILRNRVRDYREGGLMRHLHGDGTLLSAARRTAFEHHLPTEHTLVALTPDAWPFLLAAMRHRTHASGAWSGRLSPKQKELTVRLLAEIAARGPLSSEDFADTGRSRHVWGRATLAKATLQKLFFHGQLLIARRGENNRRYYDLPGKVLPAKILRLPEPSKKETARWEALLKLRQRRLTPLKRAELALVADLVQPLAIKGCPTLYCLRSDLPLLEGGTRPSSSAKATDDRPGGLALRALGKTGPEARFHLPILLAPLDPLIYDRRVTSGLWGFDYTWEVYVPPAKRKRGYYALPILAGTELVGHVDPKADREKKKLRIVSRSVRRGHKVTDAVRALARWLGLK; encoded by the coding sequence ATGACGCCGCTGCCCCTCTCCCCCGAAACCGCCCGCCGGTTCATGCGCCGCGCCGTGCTGCTCGATGCTCCCGCACCCGACATCGCCACCGCCCTCGCCCACCACGGCTACATCCAGATCGACCCGATCAATGTCACCGGCCGGATGCATGACCTCATCCTGCGCAACCGGGTCCGCGATTACCGGGAAGGCGGCCTGATGCGCCACCTGCACGGTGACGGCACCCTGCTGTCCGCCGCGCGCCGCACCGCCTTCGAGCACCACCTGCCCACCGAGCACACGCTCGTGGCCCTCACCCCCGACGCGTGGCCCTTCCTGTTGGCGGCGATGCGCCATCGCACGCATGCCTCGGGCGCCTGGTCGGGCCGGCTTTCCCCGAAACAGAAGGAGCTGACGGTCCGCTTGCTCGCCGAGATTGCCGCCCGCGGCCCCCTCAGCTCGGAGGATTTTGCCGATACCGGCCGGTCCCGTCACGTCTGGGGCCGCGCCACGCTGGCCAAGGCCACGCTGCAAAAACTCTTCTTCCACGGCCAGCTGCTCATCGCCCGCCGCGGGGAAAATAACCGGCGCTACTACGACCTGCCCGGGAAGGTCCTGCCCGCAAAAATCCTGCGCCTCCCCGAACCGTCGAAAAAGGAAACCGCCCGCTGGGAGGCGTTGCTCAAGCTCCGCCAGCGCCGGCTCACCCCGCTCAAGCGCGCCGAGCTGGCGCTGGTCGCCGACCTCGTCCAACCGCTGGCGATCAAGGGCTGCCCGACCCTCTATTGCCTGCGCAGCGATCTGCCTTTGCTCGAAGGTGGAACCCGGCCTTCATCCTCCGCCAAGGCTACGGACGACAGGCCGGGCGGGTTGGCTTTGCGGGCGCTCGGAAAAACCGGTCCGGAGGCCCGGTTCCACCTTCCTATCCTTCTCGCGCCGCTCGACCCGCTCATCTACGACCGCCGGGTCACGTCCGGCCTCTGGGGTTTTGATTACACGTGGGAGGTCTATGTCCCGCCGGCCAAGCGCAAGCGGGGTTACTACGCGCTGCCGATTCTGGCCGGCACTGAACTCGTGGGCCACGTCGACCCGAAAGCCGATCGGGAGAAGAAAAAACTCCGGATCGTCTCCCGCTCGGTGCGTCGCGGTCACAAGGTGACCGACGCCGTCCGCGCCCTCGCCCGCTGGCTCGGGCTCAAGTAA
- the recQ gene encoding DNA helicase RecQ, which translates to MDDLLLTLKTTFGYGAFRPLQREIIEAALADKDVFALLPTGGGKSLCFQLPALLRPGLTVVVSPLIALMKDQVDQLQAAGVAATYLNSTLDADEARSRLSGLHRGEWRLLYVAPERLMLDNWAANLKAWNVTALAIDEAHCISEWGHDFRPEYRQIAKLRALLPGVPVMALTATATDRVRADIIKQLQLRDGATFVASFNRPNLSYRVIPKDQPAKQIIDFVRARETESGIIYCASRATAERVAESLAGRGFSARPYHAGLNAAERTRNQELFLRDETRIICATIAFGMGINKPNVRWVIHHDLPKNIEGYYQETGRAGRDGLPGDCLLLFSAGDIAKQTHFLEEITDEHEQAVARAQLRQIVHYAESSGCRRAELLEYFGEKFPSANCGACDNCLEPRATYDGTVVAQKFLSCVYRIAQNGNFSVGMNHLTEVLTGADTDKIRRWGHDRLSTYGIGKELPRPAWAAVGRELMRLGYLAVAEGEFATLELTPEGREVLRSRTSITLTKPMDLPKAKRVTRREGDIACDEILFERLRALRKQLADERKVPAYVVFGDATLRQMAREYPDRLEAMEGITGVGEKKRAEFGAIFAGAIAAFLESNPRITFSD; encoded by the coding sequence ATGGACGACCTGCTGCTCACCCTCAAGACCACCTTCGGCTACGGCGCCTTCCGGCCGCTGCAGCGCGAGATCATCGAGGCCGCTCTGGCCGACAAGGACGTCTTCGCCCTGCTGCCCACCGGCGGTGGCAAGTCGCTCTGTTTCCAGCTGCCGGCCCTGCTGCGACCCGGCCTCACCGTCGTCGTCTCGCCGCTCATCGCCCTGATGAAGGACCAGGTGGACCAGCTCCAGGCCGCCGGCGTCGCCGCCACCTACCTGAATTCCACCCTCGACGCCGACGAGGCCCGCTCGCGCCTGAGCGGCCTGCACCGCGGCGAGTGGCGCCTGCTCTACGTCGCCCCCGAGCGGCTGATGCTCGACAACTGGGCCGCCAACCTCAAGGCGTGGAACGTCACCGCCCTCGCCATCGACGAGGCGCACTGCATCTCCGAGTGGGGCCACGATTTCCGCCCCGAATACCGCCAGATCGCCAAGCTCCGCGCCCTGCTGCCCGGCGTTCCCGTCATGGCGTTGACCGCCACTGCGACGGACCGCGTTCGCGCCGATATCATCAAGCAGCTGCAGCTGCGCGACGGAGCGACCTTCGTTGCCAGCTTCAACCGCCCCAACCTCTCCTACCGCGTCATCCCCAAGGACCAGCCGGCGAAACAGATCATCGATTTCGTCCGCGCCCGCGAGACCGAGAGCGGCATCATCTACTGCGCCAGCCGCGCCACCGCCGAGCGCGTGGCCGAGTCCCTCGCCGGCCGCGGCTTCTCCGCCCGGCCCTATCACGCCGGCCTCAACGCCGCCGAGCGCACCCGCAACCAGGAACTCTTTCTCCGCGACGAGACCCGCATCATCTGCGCGACCATCGCCTTCGGCATGGGCATCAACAAGCCCAACGTCCGCTGGGTCATCCACCACGACCTGCCGAAAAACATCGAGGGCTATTACCAGGAGACCGGCCGCGCCGGGCGCGACGGCCTGCCGGGCGACTGCCTGCTGCTCTTCAGCGCCGGCGACATCGCCAAGCAGACGCACTTCCTCGAGGAGATCACCGACGAGCACGAGCAGGCCGTCGCCCGTGCCCAGTTGCGGCAAATCGTGCATTACGCCGAGAGCTCCGGCTGCCGGCGCGCCGAACTGCTGGAATATTTCGGCGAGAAATTCCCCTCCGCCAACTGTGGCGCCTGCGACAACTGCCTCGAGCCGCGCGCCACCTACGACGGCACCGTTGTCGCGCAGAAGTTCCTCTCCTGTGTCTACCGCATCGCGCAGAACGGCAACTTCAGCGTCGGCATGAACCACCTGACCGAGGTGCTCACCGGCGCCGACACCGATAAGATCCGCCGTTGGGGTCACGACCGGCTGAGCACCTATGGCATCGGCAAGGAACTTCCCCGCCCCGCCTGGGCCGCGGTCGGGCGCGAACTGATGCGGCTCGGCTATCTCGCCGTCGCCGAAGGGGAGTTCGCCACGTTGGAACTGACGCCCGAGGGCCGGGAGGTGCTGCGCTCCCGCACATCCATCACCCTCACCAAGCCCATGGACCTGCCGAAGGCGAAACGGGTCACCCGCCGCGAGGGTGACATCGCTTGCGACGAGATCCTCTTCGAGCGCCTGCGCGCCTTGCGCAAGCAGCTCGCTGACGAACGCAAGGTGCCGGCCTACGTCGTCTTCGGCGACGCCACCCTGCGCCAGATGGCCCGCGAATACCCGGACCGCCTCGAGGCCATGGAGGGCATCACCGGCGTCGGGGAGAAGAAGCGCGCCGAGTTCGGCGCGATCTTCGCCGGGGCCATCGCCGCGTTCCTCGAGAGCAATCCGCGCATCACGTTCAGCGATTGA
- a CDS encoding M20/M25/M40 family metallo-hydrolase — protein sequence MKITQFFVRLVMSAGFSVAAIASPVQDAVRAYRQGHEQELMAEYREFVALPDVDADQPNVRRNAEFLAAMMRRRGLAAELLEGKTSATNPAVFAEVKVPGATRTIVFYAHYDGQPVNPKEWAEGLDPWKPVFLTAPLTKGGKIVTGWNPGDAINPAWRVNGRASADDKAGVFAILNGYDALVKSGGRPTVNVKFLFEGEEEGGSPHLGEIMELNRAKLQSDLWIICDGSRHVSGRKLVVFGVRGDVNLNLTAYGAKRPLHSGNFGNFAPNPAMRLVSLLASMKDDRGKVLIKGFYDDYVMFSESERIAMKEAAFTDAALLQELGLKEPEVPGRSLLEGFELPTLNINGIASANVGPTATNVIPAVARATLDLRLVLGIDWRLQVERVKAHMAVQGWHVIDHEPTDAERAQFTKLIRVETAGQGYNAQRTQFSLPIARDVIAAVQSTTTEPVMKLPTAGGSLPLSVIVETLGVSVITVPVGNYDNNQHAENENMRVDYLWNGMETFAALMTMP from the coding sequence ATGAAGATCACACAGTTTTTCGTCCGCCTTGTGATGAGTGCCGGTTTTTCCGTGGCGGCCATCGCGAGCCCGGTGCAGGATGCGGTCCGAGCCTACCGCCAGGGTCACGAGCAGGAGCTGATGGCCGAATACCGCGAATTCGTCGCCCTGCCGGACGTCGACGCCGACCAGCCGAATGTCCGGCGCAACGCGGAGTTTCTCGCCGCCATGATGCGGCGCCGCGGGCTCGCCGCCGAGCTGCTGGAGGGGAAAACCTCGGCCACCAACCCCGCGGTCTTTGCCGAGGTCAAGGTGCCCGGTGCGACGCGCACGATCGTGTTTTATGCGCATTACGACGGCCAGCCGGTCAACCCGAAGGAGTGGGCGGAGGGCCTCGACCCGTGGAAGCCGGTTTTCCTCACCGCACCGCTGACCAAGGGCGGAAAGATCGTCACCGGCTGGAATCCCGGCGATGCCATCAACCCCGCCTGGCGTGTCAACGGCCGGGCCAGCGCCGACGACAAGGCTGGCGTCTTTGCCATCCTCAACGGCTATGACGCCTTGGTGAAGTCCGGCGGCCGGCCGACGGTGAACGTGAAATTTCTCTTCGAGGGGGAGGAGGAGGGCGGCTCCCCGCACCTCGGCGAAATCATGGAGCTGAACCGCGCCAAGCTGCAGAGCGACCTGTGGATCATCTGCGACGGATCGCGGCACGTCTCGGGCCGCAAGCTGGTGGTCTTCGGCGTGCGCGGCGACGTGAACCTGAACCTCACCGCCTACGGCGCGAAGCGCCCGCTGCACAGCGGCAACTTCGGCAACTTTGCGCCCAATCCCGCCATGCGACTGGTGTCGCTGCTCGCGAGCATGAAGGACGACCGCGGCAAGGTGCTCATCAAGGGCTTCTACGACGACTATGTGATGTTTTCCGAGTCGGAGCGCATTGCGATGAAGGAAGCGGCCTTCACCGACGCCGCCCTGCTGCAGGAACTCGGCCTCAAGGAACCCGAGGTGCCCGGGCGGTCGCTGCTCGAGGGCTTCGAGCTCCCGACGCTCAACATCAACGGCATCGCCAGCGCCAATGTCGGCCCGACGGCGACCAATGTCATTCCCGCCGTCGCCCGCGCCACGCTCGACCTGCGGCTCGTGCTCGGCATCGATTGGCGGCTCCAGGTGGAGCGCGTCAAGGCGCACATGGCGGTGCAGGGCTGGCACGTGATCGACCACGAGCCCACGGACGCGGAGCGGGCGCAGTTCACCAAGCTCATCCGGGTCGAGACCGCCGGCCAGGGCTACAACGCCCAGCGCACCCAGTTCAGCCTCCCGATCGCGCGGGACGTCATTGCCGCCGTGCAATCCACCACGACCGAGCCGGTCATGAAGCTGCCCACGGCCGGCGGCAGCCTGCCCCTCAGCGTGATCGTGGAGACGCTCGGGGTGAGCGTCATCACCGTGCCGGTGGGCAACTACGACAACAACCAGCACGCCGAGAACGAGAACATGCGCGTGGACTATCTTTGGAACGGCATGGAGACCTTTGCGGCGTTAATGACGATGCCCTAA
- a CDS encoding DUF885 family protein, with the protein MKFPNGRIVASLLFCHVLLGAEDFRHGQPTQAQRDAALYVPDLAALAQPQSSELRELVERFQTDRDGLLRIYSVPGSALQLKRMREFYRAWQARLEQVPYEPLGAEGRIDWHLMRLNLRYQLGLLDREEQRGAEMKPFMGFADAIAGLQEKRRDFAQVAPQDSAAVLAQIRTDIDAAKKALEGDGAKPGKIAALRAANRMDELGKTLKNWFEFYDGYDPEFGWWTREPYKKAAAALEGYAKFLREKIVGVKAGEDEPIIGDPIGAEGLKLDLEREMMPYNPDELIAVAQKELVWCQAEWKKVAREMGLGDDWKAALEKTKQDYLPPGQQPEFIAGLAYEAVDFLTKRDLVTIPPHAIDDWTMTMMSPERQKTSPFFLGGDRIIVSFPTDTMDYADKLDSLRANNRHFCRATVFHELIPGHHLQGWYANRYNQHRELYYTPFYVEGWALWWEFHLWDLGYHQTPMDKAGVLFWRTHRCARIIFSLNFHLGKWTPQQCIDFLVDTVGHDRHTATGEVRRSFNGDYSPLYQVGYMMGAIQLRSLYADLVTTGQMKEKDFHDGVLKGGIMPIEMVRAHLTGTKLPRDYRSSWKFAGEKP; encoded by the coding sequence ATGAAATTCCCGAACGGTCGGATCGTTGCCTCCCTTCTTTTCTGTCACGTGCTGCTGGGCGCGGAGGATTTCCGCCACGGCCAGCCCACGCAGGCGCAGCGCGACGCCGCGCTTTATGTGCCGGATCTCGCCGCGCTGGCCCAGCCGCAATCCAGCGAACTGCGCGAACTCGTCGAGCGCTTCCAGACGGATCGCGACGGCCTCCTCCGGATCTACTCGGTGCCCGGTTCGGCCCTGCAGTTGAAACGGATGCGGGAGTTTTACCGCGCCTGGCAGGCCAGGCTGGAGCAGGTGCCCTACGAGCCGCTGGGCGCCGAGGGGCGCATCGACTGGCACCTCATGCGGCTCAATCTCCGCTACCAACTCGGCCTGCTCGACCGCGAGGAGCAGCGCGGTGCGGAGATGAAGCCCTTCATGGGTTTCGCCGACGCGATCGCGGGCCTGCAGGAGAAGCGGCGGGATTTCGCCCAGGTGGCGCCGCAGGATTCCGCCGCGGTGCTGGCGCAGATCCGCACCGACATCGACGCGGCGAAAAAGGCGCTCGAGGGCGACGGGGCCAAGCCCGGCAAGATCGCGGCCCTGCGCGCGGCGAACCGGATGGACGAACTGGGCAAGACGCTGAAGAATTGGTTTGAATTCTACGACGGCTACGACCCGGAGTTCGGCTGGTGGACGCGAGAGCCCTACAAGAAGGCCGCGGCGGCGCTCGAGGGCTACGCGAAATTTCTGCGCGAGAAGATCGTCGGCGTGAAGGCCGGCGAGGACGAACCGATCATTGGCGACCCGATCGGGGCCGAGGGGCTCAAGCTCGACCTCGAGCGCGAGATGATGCCCTACAACCCGGACGAGCTGATCGCCGTGGCGCAAAAGGAACTCGTCTGGTGCCAGGCCGAATGGAAGAAGGTCGCGCGGGAGATGGGCCTGGGCGACGACTGGAAGGCCGCGCTCGAGAAGACCAAGCAGGACTACCTGCCGCCGGGCCAGCAGCCGGAGTTCATCGCCGGCCTCGCCTACGAGGCCGTGGATTTCCTCACGAAGCGCGACCTGGTCACCATTCCCCCGCACGCGATCGACGACTGGACGATGACCATGATGTCGCCCGAGCGGCAGAAGACCTCGCCGTTCTTCCTCGGCGGCGACCGCATCATCGTGTCATTCCCCACCGACACGATGGACTACGCCGACAAGCTCGACAGCCTGCGGGCGAACAACCGGCACTTCTGCCGCGCGACGGTGTTTCACGAGCTCATCCCCGGCCATCACCTGCAGGGCTGGTATGCGAACCGCTACAACCAGCACCGCGAGCTCTACTACACGCCGTTCTACGTCGAGGGCTGGGCGCTGTGGTGGGAATTCCACCTCTGGGACCTCGGTTACCACCAGACGCCGATGGACAAGGCGGGCGTGCTGTTCTGGCGGACGCACCGCTGCGCCCGGATCATCTTCTCGCTCAACTTTCACCTCGGCAAATGGACGCCGCAGCAATGCATCGACTTCCTCGTGGATACGGTCGGCCACGACCGGCACACGGCGACCGGCGAGGTGCGTCGCTCGTTCAACGGCGACTACTCGCCGCTCTACCAGGTCGGCTACATGATGGGCGCGATCCAGCTGCGCTCGCTCTACGCCGACCTCGTGACGACCGGCCAGATGAAGGAGAAGGATTTCCACGACGGCGTGCTCAAGGGCGGCATCATGCCGATCGAGATGGTGCGGGCGCACCTCACCGGCACGAAGCTCCCGCGCGACTACCGCAGTTCGTGGAAATTCGCCGGCGAGAAGCCGTGA
- a CDS encoding TonB-dependent receptor, giving the protein MNTTITASLRRLFLLAGLAPALTAFGQSPEPEKLPDYVLTATRTPVALTTTGTYVDQISGADLARMQLTGLRSALGAIPGAPAFASGAPGGVTSLFLRGANSNQTLFLVDGIRFNDPNTDYQVSLGGMCVSGCDNLEVSHGPQSTLYGGEAVGGVVALRGLRGAGPGSAVVSAEAGSFGTVQGALNAQAGDAVRAYTFSLSGGHTDNERVNNRFDSATYALRLDRQVNKDVAVGVTWRGFVGRYGSPGADVGFGANDPNNKESESNQLATVFADLTHAPGLTSHVVLGGQDRRYVSDTLTSETVVTNRRAVLDWQSTYVPDERHRITAGLTAEANHTVNTGFGDIDKRQSLLAFFAQDEWTPAEHVYLTAGLRSDDHDTFGRATTGRATAAWLSKDSRWKLRATYGTAFRSPAFLDLYGKSSFYVGNPNLRPEKARGWDAGADYFLPDNRGMLSATWFDTRYRDLIVFDFGVFPGTTANVEQARTRGLELAGKFTLPGAVQVRLAYTYLEAENLTEGIRLLRRPRNSGSLDLWRDFGRGFSAGTGVAFAADRMDVNAATFATIRAGDYTVVRLYGAWQVNARLVVKARIENLLDEKYEEVNGYPQLGFGAFAGIEWKF; this is encoded by the coding sequence ATGAATACCACCATCACGGCGTCGCTCCGACGTCTGTTCCTCCTCGCCGGCCTCGCGCCGGCCCTGACCGCGTTCGGGCAAAGCCCCGAACCGGAAAAACTGCCGGACTATGTCCTCACGGCCACGCGGACACCCGTGGCGCTGACGACGACCGGCACCTACGTCGACCAGATCAGCGGCGCCGACTTGGCGCGCATGCAACTCACCGGATTGCGCTCGGCCCTCGGGGCCATCCCGGGCGCGCCGGCCTTTGCGTCGGGCGCGCCGGGCGGCGTGACGTCGCTCTTCCTGCGCGGCGCCAACTCGAACCAGACGCTGTTCCTCGTGGACGGCATTCGCTTCAACGACCCCAATACCGACTACCAGGTGTCGCTCGGCGGCATGTGCGTCAGCGGCTGCGACAACCTCGAGGTCTCCCACGGGCCGCAGAGCACGCTCTATGGCGGCGAGGCGGTCGGGGGCGTCGTGGCCTTGCGCGGCCTGCGCGGCGCGGGCCCGGGCAGCGCGGTCGTGTCGGCGGAAGCCGGTTCGTTCGGCACCGTGCAGGGCGCGCTCAATGCCCAGGCGGGCGACGCCGTGCGCGCCTACACTTTCTCGCTCTCCGGCGGGCACACCGACAACGAACGGGTGAACAACCGGTTCGACAGCGCCACCTATGCGCTGCGGCTCGACCGCCAGGTGAACAAGGATGTCGCCGTCGGCGTGACGTGGCGCGGGTTTGTCGGCCGCTACGGCTCGCCCGGCGCGGATGTCGGGTTTGGCGCCAACGATCCCAACAACAAGGAAAGCGAGAGCAACCAGCTGGCGACGGTGTTCGCCGACCTGACGCACGCCCCGGGCCTGACCAGCCACGTCGTGCTCGGCGGGCAGGACCGGCGGTATGTTTCCGACACCCTCACGAGCGAGACCGTGGTCACGAACCGCCGCGCGGTCCTCGACTGGCAGAGCACCTACGTGCCCGACGAGCGGCACCGCATTACCGCCGGCCTGACGGCCGAGGCGAACCACACCGTGAACACCGGCTTCGGCGACATCGACAAGCGGCAGAGCCTGCTGGCGTTCTTCGCGCAGGACGAGTGGACGCCGGCCGAGCACGTCTACCTGACCGCCGGGCTGCGCAGCGACGACCATGACACGTTCGGCCGGGCCACGACGGGCCGTGCGACCGCCGCGTGGCTGTCGAAGGACTCGCGCTGGAAGCTCCGCGCCACCTACGGCACGGCGTTCCGCTCGCCGGCTTTCCTCGATCTCTACGGGAAAAGCTCGTTCTACGTCGGCAACCCAAACCTCCGGCCCGAAAAAGCGCGCGGCTGGGACGCCGGCGCGGACTACTTCCTCCCCGACAACCGCGGGATGCTGAGCGCAACCTGGTTCGACACGCGTTACCGCGACCTGATCGTATTCGATTTCGGCGTGTTCCCCGGCACCACCGCCAACGTGGAGCAGGCCCGCACGCGGGGTCTCGAGCTGGCGGGCAAGTTCACGCTGCCCGGTGCCGTCCAGGTGCGGCTGGCCTACACCTACCTCGAGGCGGAGAATCTCACGGAGGGCATCCGCCTGCTGCGCCGGCCGCGCAACAGCGGGTCGCTCGATCTGTGGCGCGACTTCGGCCGCGGCTTCAGCGCCGGCACGGGCGTGGCGTTTGCGGCCGACCGGATGGACGTGAATGCGGCGACGTTCGCCACCATCCGGGCCGGGGACTACACCGTCGTGCGGCTCTACGGCGCGTGGCAGGTGAATGCCCGGCTCGTGGTGAAGGCGCGGATCGAGAACCTGCTCGATGAGAAATATGAGGAAGTGAACGGCTACCCGCAGCTCGGGTTCGGCGCCTTTGCGGGAATCGAGTGGAAATTCTGA